The Phaeacidiphilus oryzae TH49 region CTTCACCCGGGTCGGCCGGCGGCTCCCGGCGCACTCCACCAGCCTCGGCAAGGCCCTGCTCGCCACCCACACCGACGACCAGGTCCGCGCCCTCCTCCCGGAGAAGCTGGAGGCCCTCACCGAGCACACCACCACCGACCGCGAGGAGCTGATCAAGCAGCTCGCGGTCATCCGCGAGCGCGGCTACGCCGTCGACGCCGAGGAGAACACCGTCGGCCTCCGCTGCTTCGGCGTGGCCATCCCCTACCGCACCCCCGCCCGCGACGCCATCAGCTGCTCCGTCCCGGTGGCCCGCCTCACCCCCGAACACGAGGCCACCGTCCGCACCGCCCTCCTCAACGCCCGCGACCCCCTTTTGATGACCACTCGTCATCTCTGAGGCGACATCGAGGTCCTTCCGTCCGAACCCGCGCAAAACGCGTGTCCGAGCAGGACGTTCAGGGCATCACCTTCCCGCACCCCAGCGACCGAAGGCCCCGCGATGCCCCGACGTCCCCGTTCGATCCTGTTCAAGCGAGCCGTGCCGATAGCGGCCCTGATCCTCGGCTCCGCGCTGGCCTGCGAGCTGCTCAGCATCCTGCTGGTGCACATCCCGGGCCTGCAGTCCCAGGGCAGCGCCAACGCGGGCGACGCCTTCGGGGCGGCGGCCGCCTCGGGGTCCGTGGTGGTGCTGTACTACATGGCCCGGTCCCTCCACATCCAGCAGGGCGAGGCCGTCGACCAGCGCAGGGAGCTGCACAAGCAGCGGGTCGCGTTGCAGCAGACCGTCGAGGCGTCCATCAGGAGCCGCCACATCGAGCTGATGCGGATCGCCATGGAGGACCCGGAACTCGCCGCCACCTGGCCGTCCTTCCGGGCGGACCGGCCGCAGGAGCGCAACAAGCAGTTCCTGTACATCAGCGCGGTGCTGTCGATGCACCTCCTCGCCTATGAGACGGGCTATCCGGAGGCGGAGATCGAGAGCACCCTCCGGCGGCTCTTCAGCCGCTCACCCCTCTGGCGCGAGTTCTGGGCCGAGAACGCCGACGCCCGCGCGCAGACAGCCGTCGCCGACACCACGAAGACGCGGTTCGACGCCCTGGTGGACCGCGCCTTCCGGTCGGCCCCCGCCGCCGCCCCGGCCCCGCGCCCGCCTCCCCCTCCGACTGCGCCTCCGCCTCCGCCGACAGCCGGAGCGGCGTCTCCGACGCGGCGGCCTGACGACCGGCCTCCGGGGTCAGCGGCCGGGCGCGGAACCGGAATCGGAAGCGGAATCGGAACCGGCCTGCAGCGCCTCGCGGACGAGGGCGAGGTCCGCCTCCCCCGCCAACCCCGCGTGGTACAGCCGCAGCTCCGTCGCGCCTGCGGCCTGCGCCGCCCGCAGGTCCGCCGCGAGCCGCTCCGGCGCGCCGCCCATCCCCCGGACCACCGTGAAGTTGGCGGCGAGCGAGGCGCCCTCGGGGGCCTTCGCCGCGGCGCCCGTCAGGGCTTCGAGGCCGCCCGCGCAGGGCAGGACCAGGCCGTCCGCGCCGCCGCCTTCGGCGGAGAGCAGCCATTCCGGTTCGACGCCGGCGTTGGCACCCGTCCGCCAAGGCAGCGGGTCGGCGTGCAGCCGTACGGCGAAACCGCCGGGCGTCGCCGCCCGCACCGCCGAGACCGCGGCCGACTGCAACTCCCGTGCCACCTCCAGTCGGTGACGGAGGGTCAGCTCGGCGTCCCCGGCGCCGAGCAGCCGCTCGACGTCCGCCCACTCGCCGTCGCCGCCCGCCCGCCACTCGCCGGACCACACCACCGCCAGCGCGTCCCGCACCCGCCGGGCCAGCGCCGCCGGCTCGGCGCCGAGCACCGCGTACCCGGCCCCGCAGGACTCGCAGAAGCACAGCGACATCGCGTACGCCGCGGCGCCGTCCAGCGGCACCCCGCCGATCTTGTCGTGGGCGTGGAGATGGGCGAGGCCGTACCAGCCGCAGGACTCCAGCTCGACCCCGGTCGCCCCGGGCCGGGCCGCGGCCTCCGCCGCCAGGTCGACGAGGTACTCCCGCACCTCCGGCCGGCCGATGCACGGCGCCCAGCCGTACCGGTCCCCGTACGCGTTGCGCACCACCGAGGACGGATGCTCGGCCCCCAGCCGGGAGTTGTGCGCCAGCACCACCCAGGCGTGGACGTCCAGCCCCGCGCCCCGCAGCGCCTCGGCGGCCGCCCCGAAGGCGTCGGGACCGCCGGAGCCCGCCCACTCCCCCGCCGGATACGGCCGCAGCGCCCGCCCGCGCCAGCGCGCCTCCTCCACCGGGTAGTAGACGGCGGCGTGCTCGGCGACCACGATCCGGTGCCGCGGATGACGCGGTGTCAGCGCGCGGGTCGAGTGATAGGACGAGGCCAGGGTGACGCCGTCCACGCCCAGCCCGGCGATCCGCTCGGCCGCCTCCGGGTCGCCGATGACGTCCCAGGGATAGACGAAGGCCTGACTCCGCATCGGCTCACTCACCCCGCGCACCATGCGAGCCCCGCGCACCATGCGCACCCCGCGCACCCGCACCCGCACCCGCGCCCGCGCCCGCGCCCGCCAGCACCGCGCGCCCACGCGCGACGATCGCGTCCAGCTCCTTGACCGCCTCCTCGCCCGGGTCGGTCAGCGGCGGCCGCACCCCGCCCACGTCCAGACCCTGCTGCCGCACCCCGGCCTTGACCAGCGAGACGGCGAACCCCCGCCCGGTGTTGCGGAGTTCGACCAGCGGCCGGTAGAAGGCGTCCAGCAGCGCGTTGACCAGCTCGTCGCCCTCCTCGGTGCCCGCCTGCAGGGCGTCGTGGAAGGCCAGCGCCACGTCCGGCGCGAAGGCGAAGGCCGCGGAGGAGTAGAGCCGCACCCCGATCCCCCGGTACGCGAGTCCGGTGAGCTCGGCCGTCGGCAGCCCGTTGAAGTAGAGGAAGGTCCGCTCCGGCGCCTCCGTCCGCAGCGCGCTGACGATCCGCTGCATCAGGTCGAGGTCGCCCAGGCCGTCCTTGAGCCCGATGACCTGCGGCACCTCGGCGGCCAGCCGCAGCACCGACTCGGGGGTGAGCACCGCGTTGTCCCGCTGGTAGACGATCAGCGGCAGCCCGCTCGCCCCGGCGAGGGCGGTGAAGTGCCGGATCAGCCCCTCCTGGTCGGGCAGCACCAGGTACGGCGGCATGGCCAGCAGCCCCTCCGCGCCGGCCCGCTCGGCCCGCTCGGCGAAGCGCGAGGCGAGCGCGGTACCGTGACCGACGCCGGCCAGCACCGGCACCCGCCCGCCGGTGGCCTCCACCGCGGCGGCCACCACGGCCTCGTACTCGTCGAGGTCGAGGGCGTGGTACTCGCCGGTGCCGCAGGCGGCGAAGACCGCCCCCGCGCCGGCCTCGACGCCCCGCTCCACATGGGTGCGGTAGGCGTCCAGATTGAGCGCGCCGTCCGGTCCGAAGGCGGTGACGGGGAAGAAGAGCAGTCCCCCGAGCCGATTGCTGAGCCGGTCGGTGAGTGGTGCTTGGCGGTCCATCAAGGATCGTTCTCCCTGGTGACTCTCATCTATATACCTGAACGCGCTCGACGCTACCCCTCCATCCCGCGCCTCCGCCAGACCCCTTTCGGCGATTGACTGCGCAGCCCGGCACTCCTAGGCTGCTGCCCAAACACATACATGAACTGCGTACACATTCTCGTACCGCGATTCGCGGCGGTAACCGCACCGCCCACAGGAGAGGCCGCTCGATGAGCCCAGCGCCCGCAGCCCCCCGGACCGTCCTCCTCACCGGCGCAGCCGGCGGCGTCGGCAGCTTCCTCCGCGCCTCGCTGCCCGCCGAGTACGGCTACGATCTCCGGCTCTTCGACCAGGCCCCGATCGAGGGCGAGCCGGAGGCGATCACCGCCCCGCTCTCCGACACCGCCGCCCTCCGCAAGGCCGCGGAGGGCGTGGACGCCATCGTCCACCTGGCCGGGATCTCGGTGGAGGCCCCCTTCGCGGACATCCTCGGCGCCAACATCGAGGGCACCTACAACCTCTACAAGGCCGCCCGCGCGGCCGGCGTCCGCCGGGTCGTCTTCGCCAGCTCCAACCACGCCGTCGGCTTCACCGAGCGCCCCGAGGGCGCCCCGGAGAGCGGCGCCACGGTCCCGGTCGAGACCCGCCTGCGCCCGGACACCTACTACGGCCTGTCCAAGTGCTTCGGCGAGAACCTCGCCTCCCTCTACGCGGACAAGCACGGCATCGAGACCGTCTCCATCCGGATCGGATCCTGCTTCGCCAAGCCGCGCACTGTGCGGATGCTGGACACCTGGCTGAGCCCGGCCGACTGCCACCGGCTGATCCACGCCTCGATCACCGCCGAGCTGCCCGCGCACAGCCACGGCCACCACGTGGTCTACGGCATCTCGGCGAACACCCGCGCCTGGTGGTCGTTGGACTCGGCCCGGGAGATCGGCTTCGAGCCGCAGGACGACTCCGAGGTCTTCGCCGCTGAGGTCATCGCCGAGCTGGGCGAACTCACCCCGGAGGACCCCGAGTACCGCTACTTCGGCGGCGCCTTCACCCAGCAGCAGGTCTAGAGCGGCAGGGCGACGGCCGGGCTCCGCCCCGGCCCCGCAGGCGCCGCCGGGCGGGGAGGGCGTCCGCTCACCCCTCCCCGCCCGGCGGCCCCACTACCGCGCGACCGGGTTCGCCAGCGGCCGGCCCGCCGCCCACCGCCGCACCTGCTCCACCACCAGCCGCTCGGCCCGCGGCCTGAACGCCGCCGATCCTCCCCCGACATGCGGGGTGACCAGCACGTTCGGCAGCCCCCGCAGCTCGTGCCCGGCGGGCAGCGGCTCCGGGTCCGTGACGTCAAGCGCCGCCCGCAACCGCCCGGCGCGCACCTCCGCCAGCAGCGCCCCGGTGTCCAGCGTCCGCCCCCGCCCGACGTTCACCACCAGCGCCCCGTCCGGCAGCGCGGCCAGCTCCGCCGCCCCAGCAGCCCCACCGTGGACGGGTTCTCGGGCAGCACCAGCACGGCGATGTCCACCTCGGGGAGCAGCCGCGGCAGCTCCGCCACCGGGTGGACGTCCTCGGCCGGCCGCGCCCGGCGCGCGATCCGCAACACCTCCGCCTCGCAGGCCAGCAGCCGCCGCTCCAGCGCCGCCCCGATCGAGCCGTAGCCGATCACCGCCACCCGGGAGTCCGCCAGCGAGCGGGTGAAGTGCGGCTCCCAGCGGCCCGCGTCCTGGTCCCGCACCCAGCGCGGGAGGTCCCGCTGGGCGGCCAGGATCAGCCCGAGGGCGTGCTCCGCGGTGCTCGCGTCGTGCAGCCCCCGCCCGTTGTGGAGGGCGACGCCCTCGGGCAGCAGCGGCTGGAGCTTCTCCACCCCGGCGCTCAGCGACATCACCGCCCGCAGCCCGGTGAGCCGCGGCAGCAGCCGCTCCGCCCCCGGGGTGGCGTACGGCATCACCCACAGGCCGATCCGCGCGAGATCCGTGCCGTCCAGCCCCACCGGCTCGCCGTCCCCGCCCCGGCTGCCGTCCCACACCCGGACGCCGACCCCGCTCGGCCACGGCCCGTGCGCCTTCTCCAGCCCCTCCCAGGGGACGAGGACATCCGGCGCCGACGAGGCACCGGCCTGCTCAGCCGAAGAGTCCGCAGCGACCACAGCACATCTCCCTTTCCAGAACGGTTGACCCGGGGGGTGAGCGAACTCTAACGTCCTTTCCGCATAACAGAAGACTTTCTACCTCACGGAAAACAGGAGGTGTGGCGGATGACAGCGGCGTCCCCCCATACCCGCACCGGCTTCTGGTCCTCGACCCGCGCCAGGCACATGATCCCGATCGCGTTCGTCACCTACTCCCTGGCCTATCTGGACAAGTCCAACTACTCGATCGGCTCGGCCGGCGGGATGGCCCAGGACCTCCACATGTCCAGCGGCACGAACGCCCTCGCCGCCGCCTCCTTCTTCCTGGGCTACTTCCTCTTCCAGATCCCCGGCACGGTGTACGCGGAGCGCCGCAGCGCCCGCCGGCTGGTCGCCTGGTCCACGGTGGTCTGGGGCGTGCTGGCGATGGTGCAGGGCCTGCTGGACAGCGCCGCCCTGCTGATCGCCGCCCGCTTCCTGCTCGGCGTGGTGGAGGGCGCGGTGCTGCCCTCGATGGTGATGCTGCTCAGCCGCTGGTTCACGCGGCGCGAGCGGGGCCGCGCCAACACCTTCCTGATCCTCGGCAACCCGGTCACCGTGATGTGGCTGTCCGCCGTCTCCGGCCTCCTCGTCCAGGCCACCGACTGGCGGACGATGTTCGTGGTCGAGGGCCTGCCCGCGGTGGTCTGGGGCCTGTGCTGCCTGAAACTGATCAAGGACCACCCGGAGGAGGCCGGCTGGCTCCCCGCCGAGGAGCGGGCGAGCCTCACCACCGATCTCGCCGCCGAGCAGCGGACCCAGCAGCCCCCGACCGGCGCCGCGGCCTACCGCCGGGTGCTCACCTCCCGGCTGGTGCTGGTCCTCGCCGTCCAGTACTTCTGCTGGTCGATCGGCGTCTACGGCTTCGTCTTCTGGCTGCCGTCGATCATCAAGCAGGCCTCCGGCGAGGGCATCGGCGCCACCGGCCTCCTCTCCGCCGTCCCCTACCTCTTCGCGGCGCTCGCGATGCTGGTCAACTCCCAGCTCTCGGACCGCCGCGGGCGCCGCCGCACGGCGGTCTGGCCCTGGCTCACGGTGGCCGCCCTCGCCCTCTACGGCTCGTACCTCGCCGAGGGCGCCTTCGCCCTCTCCTTCATCCTGCTGATCGTCGCCGGCCTCTGCCTGTACGCGCCCTACGGCCCGTACTTCGCCCTGGTCTCCGACCAGGCGCCGAAGAACGTCTCCGGCGCGGCGGTGGCCCTGGTCAACTCCTTCGGCGCACTGGGCTCCTTCACCGGCACCTACCTGGTGGGCTGGGTGCGCGGCAGCTCGCTCGGCGACGCGGGCGCCTTCGGGCTGATGGCCGCCGGCACCCTGGTCTCGGCGGCCCTGATCGCGCTGGTCCGGGAGCGGCCCGCGGCCCCGGTGCCCGCCGGGGAGGAGGCCCGCGAACCGACCGCCCGCCCCGCGTAGGGTGTGGCCGACCGGTAACGAACCGACGCACGAACGAACGAGGACGAACAGGCCGTGGGCGACGACATGCTCCGCAGGGGGCTGAGGCTGCTGACCGCGCTGACGGACCACCCCGGCGGCGTCGGGGTGAGCGCCGCGGCCCGCGCCGCCGCCCTCCCGGTGAGCAGCGCCCACCGCCTCCTCGGCCTGATGGCCGAGGAGGGCTACGTGGCCTACGACCCGGCCGCCCGCAGCTACGCCCTCGGCTACCGGGCCCTCGAACTGGCCCGCGGCTTCAGCCGATCACCGGCCGGCTTCCAGGACGCCCGCGGCCCCATGCGCCGGCTGGCCGCCCGCACCGGTCTGGCCGCCATCGCCGGCATCCTGGACCGCGACGAGGTGCTGCTGGTCCTCTCCGTGGACGGCCGGCAGCACCTCCAGCTGCGCAGCGAGGAGGGCACCCGCAACGCCTGGCACGCCACCTCGCTCGGCAAGGCCCTGGTGGCCGCGCTGCCGACGGAGGATCAGGAACGGCTGCTGGCGGCCCCGTTGAAGCCGAGCACCCCCCGGACGGTGGTCGACCCGGCGGCGCTCCGGGACGAGCTGGCGACGGTCGCCGGGCGCGGCTGGGCCGAGGTGGAGGAGGAGAACGAGGTGGGCGTGCGCTCCATCGCCGTCTGCGTCCCCTCCCCCGATCCGTCCCCCGATCCGGCCGCCGGGCAGCCCCGGCTGGCGATCTCGCTGGGCGCGACGGTCCTGCTGACCGGCCGCGAGGAGCTGAGGACCCATGTCCCCGCCCTCCAGGAGGCCGCCCGCGAGGTCGCGGCCGGCATCCCGTGACCCCTGCCGAACCGGAGGCCGTGCCGAACCCGGCACGCCGGGCCGGCCGCCCTGCCTGACCGGCTCAGCCGCGGCTGGCCAGCGCCCGCAGGAAGAAGGTCAGGTTGGCCGGGCGCTCGGCGAGCCGGCGCATGAAGTAGCCGTACCACTGGGAGCCGTACGGCAGATACACCCGCATCGTGCCGCCGGCCTCGACCAGCCGCTCCTGCTCCTCCGGACGGATGCCGTAGAGCATCTGGTACTCGAAGGAGTCGGGCTTGCGGCCGTTCCACTCCGCCAGCTGCCCGGCGATCCTGATCAGCCGCGGGTCGTGGGAGGCCACCATCGGGTAACCCTCGCCCGCCATCAGCACCTTGAGGCAGCGGACGTACGCCCGGTCCACCTCCGCCCGGCTCTGGAAGGCCACCGAGGACGGCTCCTGGTACGCGCCCTTGCACAGCCGCACCCGGGAGCCCGGCCCGGAGAACTCCCTGCAGTCCGCCTCCGTGCGGTGGAGGTACGCCTGGAGCACCACGCCCAGCCAGGGGAAGTCCTCCCGCAGCCGCCTGGCGATGCCCAGGGTGGAGTCCGTGGTGGTGTGGTCCTCCATGTCGAGGGTGACCGTGGTGCCCGCGTCGGCCGCCGCCTCGCAGATCAGCCGGGCGTTCTCGAGGGCGGTCCGCTCCCCGTCCCGCGGCAGGAACTGGCCCACCGCGGAGAGCTTCACCGAGACCTCGGCGTGCGCGGCGAGCCCGGTCCGCTTCAGCTCGCCCAGCAGTTCCCGGTACGCCCGCACTGTGGCGGCGGCCTGTTCCGCGTCGGTGGTGTCCTCGCCCAGATGGTCCAGGGAGATGCTCCGGCCGGAGGCGATCAGCTCGTCGGTGACGGCGACGGCCTCGTCGAGGCGGTCCCCGGCGACGAACCGGTCGACGATGGCCCGGGTCACCGGGACGTTCTCGACGACCTTGCGGCAGCCGCCGGAACGGGCGGCGGCGAGGATGGTGGAACGGAGCATCTTTACCCCTGAGCTGGACGTGCGGACGGATCGGGCGGGGCGAACCCCGGGGGGCGGCGGCGCCGACCGCGCTGTCGGCGCCGCTCGGCTGACTCCTCGTCAGCCCATGTGCGGGTAGCGGTAGTCGGTCGGCGGCACCAGCGCCTCCTTGATCGCCCGCGGCGAGGTCCAGCGCAGCAGGTTCTGCAGCGAACCGGCCTTGTCGTTGGTGCCCGAGGCCCGCCCGCCGCCGAAGGGCTGCTGGCCGACGACCGCGCCGGTGGACTTGTCGTTGACGTAGAAGTTGCCGGCCGCGTAGCGCAGCCGCTCGGCGGCCTCGGTGACGGCGGCCCGGTCGTTGGCGATGATCGAGCCGGTCAGGCCGTAGGGGGCGAAGGACTCCATCTGGTCCAGCGCCTCCTCCCACTTCTCGTCCTGGTAGACGTGCACGGCGAGCACCGGGCCGAAGTACTCCTCCCGGAAATACTCGGCCGCCGGGTCCTCGCAGACCAGCACCGTCGGCCGGACGAAGTACCCGACCGAGTCGTCGTACTCGCCGCCGGCCAGCACGGTCACCTTCGGGTCCGCCTTGGCCCGGTCGATCGCCGCCTTGTTCTTCTCGAACGCGCGGGCGTCGATCACGGCGCCGATGAAGTTCGAGAGGTCGGTGACGTCGCCCATGGCGATGCCGTCCACCTCGGCCGCGAACTCGTCCCTGATCCGCTCCCACACCGAGGCCGGCACGTACGCCCGCGAGGACGCCGAGCACTTCTGCCCCTGGTACTCGAAGGAGCCGCGGGTCAGCGCGGTCTTCAGGACCGCCGGGTCGGCCGAGGGGTGGGCGAAGACGAAGTCCTTGCCGCCGGTCTCGCCGACCAGCCGCGGGTAGGTGCGGTACTTCTCGATGTTCTGGCCCACGGTCTTCCACAGGTACTGGAAGGTCTTCGTCGAGCCGGTGAAGTGGATCCCCGCCAGGTCCCGGTGCTCCAGGGCGACCTCGGAGACGGCGATCCCGTCACCGGTCACCATGTTGATCACGCCGGCCGGCAGTCCGGCCTCGGTCAGCAGGTCCATGAAGAGGCCGGCCGCGAACTGCTGGGTGGGCGACGGCTTCCACACCACCACGTTGCCCATCAGCGCCGGAGCGGTCGGCAGGTTGCCCGCGATGGCGGTGAAGTTGAACGGGGTGATCGCGTAGACGAAGCCCTCCAGCGGACGGTGGTCCATCCGGTTCCACACGCCGGGCGAGCTGATCGGCTGCTGGGCCAGGATCTGCCGGGCGTAGTGGACGTTGAACCGCAGGAAGTCGACCAGCTCGCAGGGGGTGTCGATCTCCGCCTGCTGCGCGGTCTTGGACTGGCCGAGCATGGTCGCGGCGGCCAGCGTCTCCCGCCAGGGGCCGGCCAGCAGGTCGGCCGCGCGGAGGAAGACCGCGGCGCGGTCGTCGAAGGAGAGGGCCCGCCAGGCCGGGGCGGCGGCCAGCGCGGCGTCGATCGCCGCCTGCGCGTCCTGCTGGGTGGCGTTGCGCAGCACGCCCAGCTTGGCGGCGTGCCGGTGCGGCTGGACCACGTCGATCGGGGCGCCGCCGCCCATCCGGCGCTCGCCGCCGATGACCATGGGCAGCTCCACCGGCGCCTGGCCGCCGAGCCGCTTCAGCTCGGCCTCCAGCCGGGCACGCTCGGGGGTCCCGGGGGCGTAGCTGTGCACGGGCTCGTTCACCGGCGCGGGGACCTGGGTCACGGCATCCATCTGGCGGGCACTCCTCAGTTCGGTCGGGCTGCGCTCAACTGCGTGGGGGGCGGAAGGCAGCGGGAAGGGCGGGCCTCGGGCCCGCCTGCCCCCGGGGAAGACGGTAGAAGCGAAGGGCGGCGCAGGTGTCTGTCCGCACGGCTAACCTTGAGTCCCAGGAGTTGTATCCGCGAACAACACCGGGCCCCCCGCCGGGCCCGAAGGCCACCCCAGGACCGACCATGGCTGCCCGCCCGCCCGCAGACGAACCGCCGCCCTCCACCACCCCCGCCCATCTCCCCTCCCCCGGGGGGATCTCCCTCCGCCACCTTCTGCTGGCCCTCGGCGAGGCGCTGGTCGAGACCCAGGCGGCCCCGCAGGGCCTGGACGTGGGGGTCCGCGGTCTGGCCCTGCTGGATCCGGAGGACCCGCCGCTCGTCGGCCCCGGCGAACTGGTGCTCGCCATCGGCGTACGCGGCCGGGCCGCACTCCCCGCGATCCGCGCCGCGGGCCGGGCCCGGGCCGCGGGGGTGGCCGTACGCTCCCCCGCAGGGGAGGCCCTGCGCGAGGCGGCCGAGGAGGCCGGGGTGGCGCTCCTCTCGGTCCCGCCCGGGGTCCGCTGGGAGCAGCTGCACACCGTGGTCCGCAGCGTCCTGGACCACCCCGACCCCCACACCCCCGGCCTGGACGGCGACCAGCAGTCCGCCGGCGGCTCCGGCGCCGGCGCGGACGCCGGCGACCTGTTCTCCCTCGCCCAGACCACCGCCGTCCTCACCCGCGGGATCGTCAGCATCGAGGACTCCGCCAACCGGGTCCTCGCCTACTCCCGCTCCTCCGACCAGGACGAGGTGGACGACCTCCGCCGGCTCTCCATCCTCGGCTGGCAGGGCCCCGAGCCGTACCTCGCCCAGCTCCGCGCCTGGGGGGTCTTCCAGCGGCTCCGCTCCTCCGACGAGGTCATCCCGATCGACGACCATCCCGAGCTGGGCATCCGCCGCCGGCTGGTGGTCGCCATCCGGGCGGGCCACCAGCTCCTCGGCACCATCTGGGTGCAAGAGGGCGCCCAGCCGCTCGCCGAACGCTCCTCCCAGGTCCTGGAGGGGGCGGCCCGGGTCGCCGCCCTCCACCTGGTACGCCGCCGCCGCGAGGTCTCCGGCGACCTCCGCCTCACCCAGACCCTCCTCACCGGACTGCTGGAGGGCTCCACCGGCCCGCAGTCGCTCTCCACCCATCTCGGTCTGGACCAGCGCCGCCCGGCCGCCGTCCTGGGCTTCGCGCCCGCACCGACCGAGTCCGGCGCCTCGCCCGCGCTGGCCCGCACCGAGATCACCAACCTGATCTCCGTCCAGGCCGCCGCCCGCCACCCCAGCGCGCTGGTCGCCCCCATCGGCGCCCGCGTCTACGCCCTCCTCCCCGACCTCCCCCGCTCCGGCCCCGCCACCCACGTGCTGGTCGCCTGGGCCCAGGAGATCGCCGACGCCGCCCGCACCCACCTCGACGTCCCGCTCCGCGGCGCCGTCGGCCGCACCGTCCCGCAGCTCGCCGACACCCCCGACTCGCGCCTGGAGGCCGACCGCATCCTGGACGCGATGGCGTCCGGCGGGGTGGACCGTGAGGTGGCCGCGCTACCGGACGTCCAGGCCGAGGTCCTGGTCCGCGAGATCCTCGCCCTCCTCGCCGACCGCCCCAGCATCCGCGACCCCCGCCTCACCGCCCTCACCGAGTACGACGCCCGCCACCGCAGCCGGCTCTCCGAGTCCGTCCTCGCCTATCTGGACGCCTTCGGCGACGTCCGCACCGCCGCGGACCGCCTCCACATCCACCCCAACACCCTCCGCTACCGCCTCCGCCGAGCCGAGAGCCTCACCGGCCTGGACCTCACCCGCCCGGAGCAGCGGCTGCTGACCACCCTTCAGCTCCGCCTCCCGACCTGAACAACCCGCTCCGCGCCCACCCCGCGGCACCCCACCCACCCCGCACGGGCCCCGCATGCAGCGCCGCGGGCGCGCGCCCCGCTACGCCCTGCCCGCCCGCCACCGCTCCCACTGGGCCAGCCACACCCTCTCCTCCTCGGCGCGCGCCCCGGCGCCCACCCCCGCCCCCACTGCCAGTCCCAGACCCGCCCCCACGCCCGCTGCGCCTCCGCGCTCCGCACCTCGCTGCCGAAGACCGCCCACCGCAGCGACTCCTCCAGCGCCGTCGCCCCCTCCGCGCCCCCCGGGAACCAGTCCACGCACTCCCCCAGCCGAATCATCTGGTTGACGAGGGCGGTGACCGCCTCCTCCGCCTCCTCCCGGCTCTCACCGGCCAGCCGCATCTGCTGACGGATCGTCAACTCCCAGAGCCTGGCCTGCCCCTCGGGCGCAGAGGCACCGCCGGGCTGCTGTCCGGCCGCCGCCCGCCGCCCCGCCTCCAGCGCATGCCGCACCGCCCGCTCCACCAGCTCCCGATGCGCGTCCACCCCGACGGCCGCACCCGCGGCCGCGCCCTCGCCCTCGGCCTCGCCCTCGGTCACCCACTCCGCCGCGCGCCCGGCCTCGGCCTCCACCGCCCGCAACCGCCCCACCGCATACGGCAGCAGGTCGCGGACCGTCTCCAGCTCGACGACGTCCACCGCCACCCCGCGCCCCACCACCGTGAGGAGCAGCGGTTCCTGACCGGCCGTCAGCTGCGGCGGCGCATCCGGCTCCGCCCGCAGCCGCATCGCCCAGACCTCCCCCCGCCGCCGTCCGTCGAAGGCCAGCGCGAGGCCGTCCACCACCACCCGCGCCTCGAACCCGGCGCACACCCCGGCGCCCTCCGCGACCAGCTCGTCCAGCCCGCAGCCGCCCGGGTCGTCGACCGCGCTCTCCACCCGGACCCAGGCCCCCGTCCCGCCCCAGTCCCCGTGCTCCAGGCCGACCTTGACGATCCGCCCGGCCGACCGCGCCCACCCGCCGAGCGCCCGCTCGCCGGACGGCAGCGACCCCTCGCGCAGCCCGAACACCGGGAAGCCGGCCTCCGCCACGACCCGCAGGTCCTCCTCGGCCTGCTCCCGCAGCCGCCGCTCGAACTCGGCACCTTCGAGCCGTCCCACAAAGCGCATCGCGACTACCCCATCGCTCGCCCGTCCCGGTCCATCATCCCGGACCGCTCACCAGCGGATGACCGGCGACCGGCGACGCCCCGCCCGCCTCACGCCCCGCTGCCGCTGCGCGCCTTGTGCGCGGCCCGCCGGGCCTCCTTGACCACCGTACGGTCCGGGTGCAACTCCCCGATCGCGTCCAGTACTTCGGCGGTGTACGGGTGGTCGATCCGCCAGAACTCGTCGAAGAAGGCCGCCGGGTCCTGCCGCGCCGGCAGCTGCTCGACCAGCTCCTGCACGACG contains the following coding sequences:
- a CDS encoding NAD-dependent epimerase/dehydratase family protein codes for the protein MSPAPAAPRTVLLTGAAGGVGSFLRASLPAEYGYDLRLFDQAPIEGEPEAITAPLSDTAALRKAAEGVDAIVHLAGISVEAPFADILGANIEGTYNLYKAARAAGVRRVVFASSNHAVGFTERPEGAPESGATVPVETRLRPDTYYGLSKCFGENLASLYADKHGIETVSIRIGSCFAKPRTVRMLDTWLSPADCHRLIHASITAELPAHSHGHHVVYGISANTRAWWSLDSAREIGFEPQDDSEVFAAEVIAELGELTPEDPEYRYFGGAFTQQQV
- a CDS encoding MFS transporter, producing the protein MTAASPHTRTGFWSSTRARHMIPIAFVTYSLAYLDKSNYSIGSAGGMAQDLHMSSGTNALAAASFFLGYFLFQIPGTVYAERRSARRLVAWSTVVWGVLAMVQGLLDSAALLIAARFLLGVVEGAVLPSMVMLLSRWFTRRERGRANTFLILGNPVTVMWLSAVSGLLVQATDWRTMFVVEGLPAVVWGLCCLKLIKDHPEEAGWLPAEERASLTTDLAAEQRTQQPPTGAAAYRRVLTSRLVLVLAVQYFCWSIGVYGFVFWLPSIIKQASGEGIGATGLLSAVPYLFAALAMLVNSQLSDRRGRRRTAVWPWLTVAALALYGSYLAEGAFALSFILLIVAGLCLYAPYGPYFALVSDQAPKNVSGAAVALVNSFGALGSFTGTYLVGWVRGSSLGDAGAFGLMAAGTLVSAALIALVRERPAAPVPAGEEAREPTARPA
- a CDS encoding proline dehydrogenase family protein, whose product is MLRSTILAAARSGGCRKVVENVPVTRAIVDRFVAGDRLDEAVAVTDELIASGRSISLDHLGEDTTDAEQAAATVRAYRELLGELKRTGLAAHAEVSVKLSAVGQFLPRDGERTALENARLICEAAADAGTTVTLDMEDHTTTDSTLGIARRLREDFPWLGVVLQAYLHRTEADCREFSGPGSRVRLCKGAYQEPSSVAFQSRAEVDRAYVRCLKVLMAGEGYPMVASHDPRLIRIAGQLAEWNGRKPDSFEYQMLYGIRPEEQERLVEAGGTMRVYLPYGSQWYGYFMRRLAERPANLTFFLRALASRG
- a CDS encoding IclR family transcriptional regulator — translated: MGDDMLRRGLRLLTALTDHPGGVGVSAAARAAALPVSSAHRLLGLMAEEGYVAYDPAARSYALGYRALELARGFSRSPAGFQDARGPMRRLAARTGLAAIAGILDRDEVLLVLSVDGRQHLQLRSEEGTRNAWHATSLGKALVAALPTEDQERLLAAPLKPSTPRTVVDPAALRDELATVAGRGWAEVEEENEVGVRSIAVCVPSPDPSPDPAAGQPRLAISLGATVLLTGREELRTHVPALQEAAREVAAGIP
- a CDS encoding 5-dehydro-4-deoxyglucarate dehydratase — encoded protein: MDRQAPLTDRLSNRLGGLLFFPVTAFGPDGALNLDAYRTHVERGVEAGAGAVFAACGTGEYHALDLDEYEAVVAAAVEATGGRVPVLAGVGHGTALASRFAERAERAGAEGLLAMPPYLVLPDQEGLIRHFTALAGASGLPLIVYQRDNAVLTPESVLRLAAEVPQVIGLKDGLGDLDLMQRIVSALRTEAPERTFLYFNGLPTAELTGLAYRGIGVRLYSSAAFAFAPDVALAFHDALQAGTEEGDELVNALLDAFYRPLVELRNTGRGFAVSLVKAGVRQQGLDVGGVRPPLTDPGEEAVKELDAIVARGRAVLAGAGAGAGAGAGARGAHGARGSHGARGE